From one Lates calcarifer isolate ASB-BC8 unplaced genomic scaffold, TLL_Latcal_v3 _unitig_5878_quiver_531, whole genome shotgun sequence genomic stretch:
- the LOC108877218 gene encoding LOW QUALITY PROTEIN: uncharacterized protein LOC108877218 (The sequence of the model RefSeq protein was modified relative to this genomic sequence to represent the inferred CDS: deleted 1 base in 1 codon), protein MENQTDILLLEGLKVSPQSSIPAFILLLLIYIFIMVSNIGLVVLITMERSLHQPMYLLFCNMSINDAFGATSIIPRLLGDVFILSAERYISYMDCVVQAFCAHFHASATHTVLMIMAFDRYVAICDPLRYATIMTNRMVMNLSVAAWTVALVMVVILLGLSVRLSRCRSIIFNPFCDNASLFKLSCESVLINNIYGLTYTVVLLGSSICSITLTYLRIAMTCLSSKNKVLNSRALQTCATHLAVYLILLVSGSIIIILHRFPHLSDERKLASIMFHVVPPAMNAVIYGLQIKAIRQKIFIMFTRNTLTEEDQQSMENQTVNMDILLLEGLKVSPQSSILLLIYVFIMVSNIGLVVLITMERSLHQPMYLLFCNMSINDAFGATSIIPRLLGDVFTPLTQRYIHYYECIIQAFCAHFHAGTSHTVLMIMAFDRYVAICDPLRYATIMTNRMVVNLSVAAWTVAFCLIVVLLSLNVRLSRCRRIINNPFCDNASLFKLSCENILINHIYGLGTAMAVMACSLCSVTLTYLRIVMVCLSSRNKALNSKALQTCATHLAVYLILLLSGNIIIILHRFPQLSDHRKLASILFHVVPPSFNAVIYGLQIKAVRDKIIIIFTKEK, encoded by the exons ATGGAGAACCAGACAGACATCCTGCTCCTGGAGGGGTTAAAGGTCAGTCCTCAGTCCTCCATCCCtgccttcatcctcctcctcctcatctacATCTTCATCATGGTGTCCAACATCGGCCTGGTGGTCCTGATCACCATGGAGAGGAGCCTCCACCAGCCCATGTACCTGCTCTTCTGTAACATGAGTATTAATGATGCGTTCGGGGCCACGTCCATCATCCCCCGCCTGCTGGgtgatgtttttattctgagCGCTGAGCGCTACATCAGCTACATGGACTGTGTGGTTCAGGCCTTCTGCGCTCACTTTCACGCCAGCGCCACTCACACGGTGCTCATGATCATGGCCTTCGACCGGTATGTGGCCATCTGTGACCCCCTGCGTTACGCCACCATCATGACCAACAGGATGGTG ATGAACCTCTCAGTTGCAGCCTGGACGGTTGCTTTAGTCATGGTGGTGATCCTGCTGGGCCTCAGCGTCCGTCTGTCGCGCTGCAGGTCAATTATATTCAACCCGTTCTGTGATAACGCCTCCCTGTTCAAACTGTCCTGTGAGAGCGTCCTCATCAACAACATCTATGGCCTCACCTACACCGTGGTCCTGCTGGGCTCCTCCATCTGCAGCATCACCCTCACCTACCTGAGGATCGCCATGACGTGTCTGAGCAGTAAAAACAAGGTGCTGAACAGCCGGGCGCTGCAGACCTGTGCCACTCACCTGGCCGTGTACCTCATCCTGCTGGTGTCGggctccatcatcatcatcctccatcGTTTCCCTCACTTGTCAGATGAGAGGAAACTGGCATCCATCATGTTCCACGTGGTTCCTCCTGCAATGAACGCTGTTATCTATGGACTGCAGATCAAAGCAATCAGACAGAAGATTTTCATCATGTTCACCAGGAATactctgact GAAGAGGATCAACAGAG CATGGAGAACCAGACTGTCAACATGGACATCCTGCTCCTGGAGGGGTTAAAGGTCAGTCCTcaatcctccatcctcctcctcatctacGTCTTCATCATGGTGTCCAACATCGGCCTGGTGGTCCTGATCACCATGGAGAGGAGCCTCCACCAGCCCATGTACCTGCTCTTCTGTAACATGAGTATTAATGATGCGTTCGGGGCCACGTCCATCATCCCCCGCCTGCTGGGTGATGTTTTTACTCCGCTGACTCAGAGGTACATTCATTATTATGAGTGTATCATTCAGGCCTTCTGCGCTCACTTCCATGCAGGAACCTCTCACACGGTGCTCATGATCATGGCCTTTGACCGGTACGTGGCCATCTGTGACCCCCTGAGATACGCCACCATCATGACCAACAGGATGGTGGTGAACCTCTCGGTTGCAGCCTGGACGGTTGCCTTCTGTTTGATTGTGGTCCTGCTGAGCCTCAATGTTCGCCTGTCGCGCTGCAGACGCATCATAAACAACCCGTTCTGTGACAACGCCTCTTTGTTCAAGCTCTCCTGCGAAAACATCCTCATCAACCACATCTACGGCCTCGGCACAGCCATGGCCGTGATGGCCTGCTCCCTCTGCAGCGTGACGCTCACCTACCTGAGGATCGTCATGGTCTGTCTGAGCAGCAGGAACAAGGCTCTGAACAGCAAAGCTCTGCAGACCTGCGCCACTCACCTGGCCGTGTAcctcatcctgctgctgtcaggtaacatcatcatcatcctccatcGCTTCCCTCAGCTGTCAGACCACAGGAAGCTGGCATCCATCCTGTTCCACGTGGTCCCCCCTTCTTTCAACGCTGTTATCTATGGACTGCAGATCAAAGCAGTCAGAgacaaaatcatcatcatatttacaaaggaaaaatga
- the LOC108877217 gene encoding olfactory receptor 5B17-like, giving the protein MFLWHVFLISDFYTDMENQTLSEDILLLEGLKVSSQSSIPTFILLLLIYTFGMVSHISLLILIFRSSSLHQPMYLLLCNMSINDVFGATAVIPHVLRDLLLSDSERYIHYMDCVVQAFCVHLYASASHTVLMIMAFDRYVAICDPLRYATIMTNRMVVKLSVAAWTVALVMVVILLGLSVRLSRCRSVIFNLFCDNASLFKLSCESVLINNIYGLTYTVVLLGSSICSITLTYLRIAAVCLRGKNKALNSKALQTCATHLAVYLILLLSGFIIVILHRFPQLSDHRKVASVLCEVALPALNAVIYGLQIKEIKQRIIALFFNSKVAQMT; this is encoded by the coding sequence ATGTTTCTGTGGCATGTCTTCCTAATCTCTGATTTTTACACAGATATGGAAAACCAGACATTAAGTGAGGACATCCTGCTCCTGGAGGGGTTAAAGGTCTCCTCCCAGTCCTCCATTCccaccttcatcctcctcctcctcatctacACCTTTGGTATGGTATCTCACATCAGCCTCTTAATCCTGATCTTCAGGAGCAGCAGCCTCCACCAGCCCATGTACCTGCTCCTCTGCAACATGAGTATTAATGATGTGTTCGGGGCCACGGCCGTCATCCCTCATGTCCTCCGAGATCTTTTATTATCAGACTCAGAGAGGTACATTCATTACATGGACTGTGTGGTTCAGGCCTTCTGTGTTCACCTCTACGCTAGTGCCTCTCACACGGTGCTCATGATCATGGCCTTCGACCGGTATGTGGCCATCTGTGACCCCCTGCGTTACGCCACCATCATGACCAACAGGATGGTGGTGAAGCTCTCGGTTGCAGCCTGGACGGTTGCTTTAGTCATGGTGGTGATCCTGCTGGGCCTCAGCGTCCGTCTGTCGCGCTGCAGGTCAGTTATATTCAACCTGTTCTGTGATAACGCCTCCCTGTTCAAACTGTCCTGTGAGAGCGTCCTCATCAACAACATCTACGGCCTCACCTACACCGTGGTCCTGCTGGGCTCCTCCATCTGCAGCATCACCCTCACCTACCTGAGGATCGCTGCAGTGTGTCTGAGAGGTAAGAACAAGGCTCTGAACAGCAAAGCTCTGCAGACCTGTGCCACTCACCTGGCCGTGTAcctcatcctgctgctgtcGGGCTTCATCATCGTCATCCTGCACCGTTTCCCTCAGCTGTCAGACCACAGGAAAGTGGCGTCTGTCCTGTGCGAAGTGGCTCTGCCTGCTCTTAACGCTGTCATCTACGGGCTGCAAATCAAAGAGATCAAGCAGAGAATCATCGCTTTGTTTTTCAACAGTAAAGTGGCTCAAATGACATGA
- the LOC108877219 gene encoding olfactory receptor 13C7-like, translating into MENQTFSADIISIEGLKVSPQSSIPAFILLLLIYIFIMVSNIGLVVLITMERSLHQPMYLLFCNMSINDAFGATSIIPRLLGDVFTPITERYIHYIDCVVQAFASHFHAGTSHTVLMIMAFDRYVAICNPLRYATIMTNRMVVKLSSGAWVAAFISVAILLGLTIRLTRCRQVIFNPYCDNASLFKLSCQNLLINHIYGLGSAVVILGSSLGSIALTYLRITIMCLRSKNKTLNSKALQTCATHLTVYIIMLVTSFTPMIMHRRPEWADSGKVASVMFVVVSPALNPIIYGLQCTQLRQKILSVFHGNKVMDGKSFTKEKTFHE; encoded by the coding sequence ATGGAGAACCAAACCTTCAGCGCTGATATTATATCCATTGAAGGGTTAAAGGTCAGTCCTCAGTCCTCCATCCCtgccttcatcctcctcctcctcatctacATCTTCATCATGGTGTCCAACATCGGCCTGGTGGTCCTGATCACCATGGAGAGGAGCCTCCACCAGCCCATGTACCTGCTCTTCTGTAACATGAGTATTAATGATGCGTTCGGGGCCACGTCCATCATCCCCCGCCTGCTGGGTGATGTTTTTACACCAATCACAGAACGCTACATCCATTACATCGACTGTGTGGTTCAGGCCTTCGCCAGTCACTTCCATGCAGGAACCTCTCACACGGTGCTCATGATCATGGCCTTCGACCGGTATGTGGCCATTTGCAACCCCCTGCGTTACGCCACCATCATGACCAACAGAATGGTGGTGAAGCTGTCATCGGGGGCCTGGGTGGCGGCCTTCATCTCCGTGGCGATCCTGCTGGGCCTCACCATCCGCCTGACACGCTGCAGGCAAGTTATATTTAACCCCTACTGCGACAACGCCTCCCTGTTCAAGCTTTCTTGCCAGAACCTCCTCATCAACCACATCTACGGCCTCGGCAGCGCCGTGGTCATCCTGGGCTCCTCCCTTGGCAGCATCGCCCTCACCTACCTGAGGATCACCATCATGTGTTTGAGGAGCAAGAACAAGACCCTGAACAGCAAAGCTCTGCAGACCTGCGCCACCCACCTGACTGTGTACATCATCATGTTGGTGACTTCCTTCACCCCCATGATCATGCACCGGCGCCCTGAGTGGGCAGACAGTGGGAAGGTGGCGTCCGTCATGTTTGTCGTCGTCTCCCCGGCACTGAACCCCATCATTTACGGGCTGCAGTGTACACAGCTCAGACAGAAGATCCTCAGCGTGTTTCACGGGAATAAAGTCATGGATGGTAAAAGTTTCACAAAGGAAAAAACTTTCCATGAATAA